A single window of Synechococcus sp. CBW1004 DNA harbors:
- a CDS encoding FAD/NAD(P)-binding oxidoreductase, with product METRHHRVLIVGGGAASITTASLLRRQRPQLDVAILEPSADHDYQPGWTLVGGGVMRIEQTRRSEASLIPGGVTWIQAAATGFDPDHNSVATSTGDTIRYDVLIVATGLQCRWEQIEGLREALGSHGVCSTYSRDFAPYTWQSIRDFKGGNAVFTMPATPVKCGGAPQKVMYMADDAFKARSGVGVNSRVIFCTPLRTLFAVSAYARTLQQVVRRRGIDVRFGWELKAVRGPEQKAVFDVHETDGNVHREELPFGMLHAVPPMSAPDVVASSPLAGEGPGGWVAADRFTTQHPRYANVFSLGDVAGLPTSKTAGAVRGEAPVTAANVLAFLEGRELSSHYDGYTVCPLITGYNNVVMAEFDYSQKPICSFLVDPTKERWSMWLMKTKMLPWLYWNRMIKGLPHESRYLKPLAPLVHLLRLDYREPPSQRRPAARQ from the coding sequence ATGGAGACCCGACACCACAGGGTGCTGATCGTGGGGGGCGGTGCCGCAAGCATCACCACCGCCAGCCTGCTCAGGCGTCAGCGGCCCCAGCTGGATGTGGCGATCCTGGAGCCCTCAGCCGACCACGACTACCAGCCCGGCTGGACTCTGGTGGGCGGCGGGGTGATGCGGATCGAGCAGACCCGCCGCAGCGAAGCCTCCCTGATTCCCGGAGGCGTCACCTGGATCCAGGCAGCAGCGACGGGATTCGACCCCGACCACAACAGCGTGGCCACCAGCACGGGTGACACCATCCGCTACGACGTTCTCATCGTGGCCACCGGCCTGCAGTGCCGCTGGGAGCAGATCGAAGGCCTCCGCGAAGCCCTCGGCAGCCATGGCGTCTGCAGCACCTACAGCAGGGATTTCGCTCCCTACACCTGGCAGAGCATCAGGGATTTCAAGGGGGGCAATGCGGTGTTCACCATGCCGGCCACCCCGGTGAAATGCGGCGGTGCGCCCCAGAAGGTGATGTACATGGCCGATGACGCCTTCAAGGCAAGGAGCGGGGTGGGCGTCAACAGCCGCGTGATCTTCTGCACGCCGCTCCGCACCTTGTTCGCCGTGTCCGCCTATGCCCGCACCCTGCAGCAGGTGGTGCGGCGCCGGGGCATCGACGTGCGCTTCGGGTGGGAGCTCAAGGCCGTGCGCGGACCCGAGCAGAAAGCGGTGTTCGACGTGCATGAGACCGATGGCAATGTGCACCGCGAGGAGCTGCCCTTCGGGATGCTGCATGCGGTGCCGCCGATGAGTGCCCCCGATGTGGTGGCCAGCAGTCCCCTCGCGGGCGAGGGGCCGGGCGGCTGGGTCGCCGCCGACCGATTCACGACGCAGCACCCGCGCTACGCCAATGTGTTCTCCCTGGGCGATGTGGCCGGCCTGCCGACCTCCAAAACGGCGGGCGCCGTGCGGGGCGAGGCGCCGGTGACGGCGGCCAACGTGCTCGCCTTCCTGGAGGGCCGGGAGCTCAGCTCCCACTACGACGGCTACACGGTCTGCCCTCTGATCACCGGTTACAACAATGTGGTGATGGCGGAATTCGATTACAGCCAGAAGCCGATCTGCTCCTTCCTGGTCGATCCCACCAAGGAGCGCTGGAGCATGTGGCTGATGAAAACGAAGATGCTTCCCTGGCTCTACTGGAATCGCATGATCAAAGGACTGCCCCACGAGAGCCGGTACCTCAAGCCTCTCGCACCGCTGGTGCATCTGCTCAGACTCGATTACCGCGAGCCTCCGTCACAGAGGAGACCAGCGGCCAGGCAGTAA
- a CDS encoding ZIP family metal transporter: protein MSSLGWILVGGLLMSLVAMVGAITLLLPQKQLQNMLFPLVSLAAGSLLGGALFHMLPEGMEAMEPRQGSLFIAAGFTLFLAMEQFLHWHHSHRRPAARNHSGTRQAVAILILLGDALHNFIGGLGIASTFLMNPAAGIAAWCAAVAHEVPQELGDFAILLHSGWSPRSALRWNFISALTFPLGAVLAWLIAQSLPVAGLVLFASGNFIYIAASDLVPEIKANTSLRSASLSFGWFCGGLLLMLGLAR, encoded by the coding sequence GTGAGCAGCCTGGGCTGGATTCTCGTCGGCGGGCTGCTGATGAGCCTGGTGGCCATGGTGGGGGCGATCACCCTGCTGCTGCCACAGAAACAGCTGCAGAACATGCTGTTCCCGCTGGTCTCCCTGGCCGCCGGCTCCCTGCTGGGTGGGGCCCTGTTTCACATGCTGCCGGAGGGAATGGAAGCGATGGAGCCGCGCCAGGGCAGCCTGTTCATCGCCGCGGGGTTCACCCTGTTTCTGGCGATGGAGCAATTCCTGCACTGGCACCACTCCCACCGCCGTCCCGCCGCCAGGAATCACTCCGGCACACGCCAGGCCGTCGCGATTCTGATCCTGCTGGGAGATGCCCTGCACAATTTCATCGGTGGTCTGGGCATCGCCAGCACCTTTCTGATGAATCCTGCCGCGGGGATTGCAGCCTGGTGCGCCGCCGTGGCCCATGAGGTTCCACAGGAGCTCGGCGACTTCGCCATCCTGCTGCACAGCGGCTGGAGCCCGCGATCCGCCCTGCGCTGGAACTTCATTTCAGCCCTCACCTTTCCGCTGGGCGCCGTGCTGGCCTGGCTGATTGCCCAATCGCTGCCTGTGGCTGGACTGGTGCTGTTTGCCAGCGGCAACTTCATCTATATCGCCGCCTCCGATCTCGTTCCTGAGATCAAAGCCAACACCAGCCTGCGCTCCGCCTCCCTCAGCTTCGGCTGGTTCTGCGGCGGACTGCTGCTGATGCTGGGGCTGGCCCGTTAG
- a CDS encoding ion channel, with amino-acid sequence MPPLHQKLRRESGLLVGRPRSVWRHWRDPYHFALAIPWPAFLVLIATLYLAINLLFAGLFRLDPTGIGGTAQPRASFAEAFFFSVQTLGSIGYGVLHPRGLYANVLVSIEALSGLLFVAITTGLVFARFARSNARIRFSQVAVVHLYNGVPTLCFRLANERGNILRDARLQAFLAVDEISREGHRLRRLKPLVLERDRGVAFLLVWTAMHRLDASSPLYGLRPEELARLHAEVVVAFSGMDQTIERPVHAQAHWPLERLRFGYCFADMIDEAPEGGRDGGPRRIDWSAFDRIRPCPLVTTVAEPTP; translated from the coding sequence ATGCCACCTCTTCATCAGAAGCTCCGTCGTGAAAGCGGTCTTCTCGTCGGACGCCCTCGCTCCGTCTGGCGTCATTGGCGTGATCCCTACCATTTCGCCCTGGCCATCCCCTGGCCGGCCTTTCTGGTCCTGATCGCCACCCTCTACCTGGCGATCAATCTGCTGTTCGCCGGCCTCTTCCGGCTTGATCCCACCGGCATCGGTGGCACGGCGCAGCCGAGGGCCAGCTTCGCTGAGGCCTTCTTCTTCAGCGTGCAGACCCTGGGTTCGATCGGCTATGGCGTCCTGCATCCGCGTGGGCTCTACGCCAACGTGCTGGTGTCGATCGAGGCGCTCAGCGGACTGCTGTTCGTCGCCATCACCACGGGGCTGGTGTTCGCGCGCTTCGCCCGCAGCAATGCCCGCATCCGCTTCTCTCAGGTGGCGGTGGTGCACCTCTACAACGGCGTGCCCACCCTCTGTTTCCGGCTGGCCAATGAGCGGGGCAACATCCTGCGCGATGCGAGGCTGCAGGCCTTTCTGGCTGTTGACGAGATCAGCCGGGAGGGGCATCGGCTGCGGCGGTTGAAACCGCTTGTGCTGGAGCGCGACCGGGGCGTGGCCTTTCTGCTGGTGTGGACGGCCATGCATCGCCTCGATGCCTCCAGCCCTTTGTATGGCCTGCGTCCAGAGGAGCTGGCGCGTCTGCATGCCGAAGTGGTGGTGGCCTTCAGCGGCATGGATCAGACGATCGAGCGACCGGTGCATGCCCAGGCCCACTGGCCCCTGGAGCGCCTGCGCTTCGGCTACTGCTTCGCCGACATGATTGATGAGGCTCCTGAAGGTGGGCGTGATGGAGGTCCGCGCCGCATTGACTGGTCTGCCTTTGATCGGATTCGTCCCTGCCCCCTCGTCACCACGGTGGCGGAACCGACGCCCTGA